One stretch of Streptomyces sp. R21 DNA includes these proteins:
- a CDS encoding S8 family serine peptidase — MTPDPQRAPISGARRVARIAVAAGLVAALSAAGPIPMAFSADTDTAPADPAVKSASAKLGSDDADLLAQAKTDGAKNVTMMIATAPGQTEQVAKELDAVKGGSVGRAYDKLGYVRATVPTGRAEAAIAAAEKLSSVHGIDLRQEIALDDPTPSADTAKGAKEQATSTAAYAAPDKNTPAVNPYNPSFETGAVDFVKKNTKADGRGVTIGILDSGVDLGHPALQKTTTGERKIVDWVTSTDPILDSDATWRPQVTPVSGPTFTYSGKTWTAPVGSYQVSTFRESATTGGDAKGDANRDGDTTDAWGLLYDPAAGTVRVDLNNNNDFTDDTPMKPYKDGYQVGYFGTDNPATDVVERQPFVVQIRKDVPMDPYGGDWVGQKRDFVNIGVIESEHGTHVAGITSANGLFGGKMNGAAPGAKIVSSRACTWTGGCTNVALTEGMIDLVANRGVDIVNMSIGGLPALNDGNNARAELYTRLIDTYGVQLVISAGNSGPGANTIGDPGLADKVISVGASISKKTWASNYGSQVEKSYAMLPFSSRGPREDGGFTPTLTAPGASINSTQTWLPGAPVAESGYTLPAGYSMLQGTSMASPQAAGASALLLSAAKQRHIALTPATLRTALTSTAHHIDGVQAYEEGAGLIDIVDAWDAIRDGATAHDYTVKAPVDTAIDGALKTPGFGTGLYDREGGLKAGQKKTYDVTITRTSGPDKAVGHELRLKNNKARTFRILGKDEVSLPLNKPVTVKIQAAPESAGIKSAILEVDDPATEGVDKQILNTVVVSTPVKYTFSASSSVQRNSTRSYFVTVPEGAKSLEVAIGGLADKSQTRFIAIHPYGTPVDNTGTPYCYNNYLDGNGCKADVRSYADPQAGVWEIEVESRRTSPLLDNPYKLNVEVLGAAFDPAVVTIPEAKVGTPTAASWKVTNNYAALDGKLKGGPLGSSLNARPTITEGVTQTTTVDVPAGATSLDVAIGNVSDAAADLDLTVYDAAGTQVGQSADGDSEEAVSIASPAAGTYTIEVVGYSVPSGSTAYDYQDVFFSSALGQVTVDESAPVKLATGGSATVSGSVTATAEAPAGREFFGQVQLVNARGTVAGLGSVKIEKVTP; from the coding sequence ATGACCCCCGACCCTCAGCGCGCTCCGATCTCGGGCGCAAGACGCGTGGCCCGCATAGCCGTGGCCGCGGGCCTGGTGGCCGCGCTCTCCGCGGCCGGGCCGATACCCATGGCCTTCTCCGCGGACACGGACACCGCTCCGGCGGACCCCGCCGTCAAGTCCGCGAGCGCCAAGCTCGGTTCGGACGACGCCGACCTCCTGGCCCAGGCCAAGACGGACGGCGCCAAGAACGTCACGATGATGATCGCCACCGCCCCCGGGCAGACCGAGCAGGTCGCCAAGGAGCTGGACGCGGTCAAGGGCGGCTCGGTGGGCCGTGCGTACGACAAACTCGGCTACGTCCGCGCGACCGTGCCGACCGGCCGGGCCGAGGCGGCCATCGCCGCCGCCGAGAAGCTGTCCTCGGTGCACGGGATCGACCTCCGCCAGGAGATCGCCCTCGACGATCCGACCCCGAGCGCCGACACGGCCAAGGGCGCCAAGGAGCAGGCCACTTCGACGGCCGCGTACGCCGCTCCGGACAAGAACACCCCCGCCGTGAACCCGTACAACCCGTCCTTCGAGACGGGCGCCGTCGACTTCGTGAAGAAGAACACGAAGGCGGACGGCCGGGGCGTCACCATCGGCATCCTCGACTCCGGCGTGGACCTCGGCCACCCGGCGCTGCAGAAGACCACCACCGGCGAGCGCAAGATCGTCGACTGGGTGACGTCGACCGACCCGATCCTGGACAGTGACGCCACCTGGCGTCCGCAGGTCACCCCGGTGTCCGGTCCCACCTTCACCTACAGCGGCAAGACGTGGACGGCGCCCGTGGGCTCGTACCAGGTCAGCACCTTCCGTGAGTCCGCCACCACGGGCGGCGACGCGAAGGGCGACGCGAACCGCGACGGCGACACCACCGACGCGTGGGGCCTGCTGTACGACCCGGCGGCCGGCACCGTCCGTGTCGACCTGAACAACAACAACGACTTCACCGACGACACGCCGATGAAGCCGTACAAGGACGGCTACCAGGTCGGCTACTTCGGCACCGACAACCCGGCGACCGACGTCGTCGAGCGCCAGCCGTTCGTCGTGCAGATCCGCAAGGACGTCCCGATGGACCCCTACGGCGGTGACTGGGTCGGCCAGAAGCGCGACTTCGTCAACATCGGTGTCATCGAGTCCGAGCACGGCACGCACGTCGCGGGCATCACCTCCGCGAACGGCCTGTTCGGCGGCAAGATGAACGGTGCCGCGCCGGGCGCGAAGATCGTCTCGTCCCGCGCCTGCACCTGGACCGGCGGCTGCACCAACGTCGCGCTCACCGAGGGCATGATCGACCTCGTCGCCAATCGCGGCGTCGACATCGTCAACATGTCCATCGGCGGGCTGCCCGCGCTGAACGACGGCAACAACGCGCGCGCCGAGCTCTACACCCGCCTCATCGACACCTACGGCGTCCAGCTGGTGATCTCCGCGGGCAACTCCGGCCCCGGTGCCAACACCATCGGCGACCCCGGCCTGGCCGACAAGGTCATCTCGGTCGGCGCGTCCATCTCCAAGAAGACCTGGGCGTCCAACTACGGCTCGCAGGTGGAGAAGTCGTACGCGATGCTGCCCTTCTCCTCGCGCGGTCCGCGTGAGGACGGCGGTTTCACCCCGACGCTGACCGCGCCCGGCGCCTCGATCAACTCCACCCAGACCTGGCTGCCGGGCGCCCCGGTCGCCGAGTCGGGCTACACGCTGCCGGCCGGCTACTCGATGCTGCAGGGCACCTCGATGGCGTCGCCGCAGGCCGCGGGCGCCTCCGCGCTGCTGCTGAGCGCCGCCAAGCAGCGGCACATCGCCCTCACCCCGGCCACCCTGCGCACCGCGCTGACCTCGACCGCCCACCACATCGACGGTGTGCAGGCGTACGAGGAGGGTGCCGGCCTCATCGACATCGTGGACGCCTGGGACGCCATCAGGGACGGCGCCACCGCCCACGACTACACGGTGAAGGCGCCGGTCGACACCGCGATCGACGGCGCGCTGAAGACCCCGGGCTTCGGCACCGGCCTCTACGACCGCGAGGGCGGCCTCAAGGCGGGCCAGAAGAAGACGTACGACGTCACGATCACCCGTACGTCCGGTCCGGACAAGGCAGTCGGTCACGAGCTGCGCCTCAAGAACAACAAGGCGCGCACCTTCCGGATCCTGGGCAAGGACGAGGTGTCGCTGCCGCTGAACAAGCCGGTGACCGTCAAGATCCAGGCCGCGCCCGAGTCGGCCGGCATCAAGAGCGCGATCCTCGAGGTCGACGACCCGGCCACCGAGGGCGTCGACAAGCAGATCCTGAACACCGTCGTGGTCTCCACGCCGGTCAAGTACACGTTCTCCGCGTCGAGTTCGGTGCAGCGCAACAGCACCCGCTCGTACTTCGTGACGGTCCCCGAGGGCGCAAAGTCCCTGGAGGTCGCCATCGGCGGCCTGGCCGACAAGAGCCAGACCCGCTTCATCGCGATCCACCCGTACGGCACTCCGGTCGACAACACCGGCACGCCGTACTGCTACAACAACTACCTCGACGGCAACGGCTGCAAGGCCGACGTGCGTTCGTACGCGGACCCGCAGGCCGGCGTCTGGGAGATCGAGGTCGAGTCGCGCCGTACGTCGCCGCTGCTCGACAACCCGTACAAGCTGAACGTCGAGGTACTCGGCGCCGCGTTCGACCCGGCGGTCGTGACCATTCCCGAGGCCAAGGTCGGCACCCCGACCGCCGCCTCCTGGAAGGTGACGAACAACTACGCCGCGCTGGACGGCAAGCTGAAGGGCGGCCCGCTCGGCTCCTCGCTGAACGCGCGGCCGACCATCACCGAGGGCGTCACGCAGACCACCACGGTCGACGTGCCCGCGGGCGCCACCTCGCTGGACGTCGCCATCGGCAACGTCTCGGACGCGGCCGCCGACCTCGACCTGACGGTGTACGACGCCGCGGGCACCCAGGTCGGGCAGTCCGCGGACGGTGACTCGGAGGAGGCGGTCTCCATCGCCTCGCCCGCCGCCGGCACGTACACCATCGAGGTCGTGGGCTACTCGGTCCCGTCGGGCTCCACGGCGTACGACTACCAGGACGTGTTCTTCTCGTCCGCGCTCGGTCAGGTCACGGTCGACGAGTCCGCGCCGGTGAAGCTCGCCACGGGCGGCTCGGCGACGGTCTCCGGCTCGGTCACCGCCACGGCCGAAGCGCCGGCCGGCCGGGAGTTCTTCGGCCAGGTCCAGCTGGTGAACGCGCGCGGCACGGTCGCGGGCCTCGGCAGCGTGAAGATCGAGAAGGTCACTCCGTAG
- a CDS encoding sigma-70 family RNA polymerase sigma factor, translated as MAVLRRKARRGQGDAQGVDDPLDAAQERRVRAVLALGGVPQTDLADGVQQVRLRLLERAAKGDEAPRDVSAWAAVVASNLAMDWHRAKRRQERLGERLASLRQPEHSSGEDSSVLQLAVAQGLDELPDAQRQVLVLRFYADLPVRGIAEELGIPEGTVKSRLHTAVRALRERLHEDEVV; from the coding sequence GTGGCTGTGCTGCGCAGAAAGGCCCGCCGTGGCCAGGGGGACGCCCAGGGGGTGGACGACCCTCTGGACGCGGCCCAGGAACGCCGGGTGCGGGCGGTGCTCGCGCTGGGCGGAGTGCCGCAGACAGACCTGGCGGACGGAGTGCAGCAGGTGCGGCTACGGCTGCTGGAGCGGGCGGCGAAGGGGGACGAGGCGCCGCGCGACGTGTCGGCATGGGCGGCGGTCGTCGCCTCGAACCTCGCGATGGACTGGCACCGGGCCAAGCGCCGTCAGGAGCGCCTCGGGGAACGCCTCGCCTCGCTGCGGCAGCCGGAGCACTCCTCGGGCGAGGACTCCAGCGTGCTGCAGCTCGCCGTCGCCCAGGGACTGGACGAACTGCCCGACGCCCAGCGCCAGGTCCTCGTGCTGCGCTTCTACGCCGACCTGCCGGTGCGCGGGATCGCCGAGGAGCTCGGCATACCCGAGGGCACGGTCAAGAGCAGGCTGCACACGGCGGTCCGCGCACTGCGCGAACGCCTGCACGAGGACGAGGTGGTGTGA